The stretch of DNA CTTGCATCATCATGATATAATTGATCACCCCCGCCATATAATGTAGCTGTACCCTCTTCATCTAAATCAATATTAGATCGATACGTTACAGCTAGATTAATATCTGAAGTCGGCTTATACGCCAGTGCTAAATTATAACCTAATTCAAACGTATCACCTTCCATATCACGTGCTATATCCGCTAGAGCAAGCTGTTGATTATATGCATCGGCAGAATTACTTTTCACCACCCCTTCGCTATAAATCAATCTTACACCACCACCAACACTAAAATGATCAGAAACTTTATAAGAAATACTTGGATTTAATTCTATGACTTTTAAAGTAAACTCTTCTGCGATTGCTTTTTGTACCGGAGTCGTCCACCTTTTAGTCAAGCCTCCTGGTACCACTAAGCTCACACCCCATCTAAAATCACCCATAGCTTCAGAAACATAATGCAAAAATGGAATAGGAATATCTTCTACTTCTGATTCACCTGAATATGCGGGTAGACTTTGGAACTCATTTGATGGAAGATGTGCCAAAGTAATACCGCCCTCTACATAACGTTTACCTCCATGCATAAAAGCCATATTTGCAGGGTTAAAATATGCTGTATCAGCACCACTGGTATGTGCAACGTATGCTGCACTAAGTGCCATTGAATTGAGTGATTGTTCAGGGATCTTGTATCCTCCGGCCATGACGACTGAACTTGTGATCGTACTTAGTGCTAAACCTCTTACTATTCTATCCATCATTCTTCCTTCTATTGCAACTTTAATCTTCGATAAAAGTATACAATGCATTAATCTCCTGCGCCCAGATCGACTCATCGATCGTTTCTAAGACAAGGGGTATATCATCCATACGCGAATCATTCATGATGAATTTAAAAGCATCCCATCCGATCTCTCCCTGACCTAACGAATCGTGCCTATCAACCCTTGAACCCAACTTTGGTTTAGAGTCATTGATATGCATACCCATGAGATACTCTCTTCCTACTACTTTATCAAAAGCGTTCCATGTTTCATCATAGGTTTCCTTGGTACGAATATCATATCCTGCTGTAAACATATGACAGGTATCGATACAAACACCTACACGTCTTTTATCCTCTACCTTATCTATGATATGTGCCAAATGTTCAAACTTATACCCAAGATTAGATCCCTGACCTGCCGTATTTTCTATGACCAGTTTTACATTGGAATCTTTGGTCGCTTCTATGGCTCTATTTAATGATTCTGCTATGACATCAAGACACTGCAACTCTGCATGTATGAGCTTGTCATGATACTCGGGGTCTTTTTTAGGGATCTTTGTCAAATGAGAACCTGGGTGGAAGTTAAGCCTGTCAAGTCCTAAAATACGGCAACGTTCCAACTCATCAATAAAGGCTTCTCTAGATTTCTCAAGTTTTTCTACTTCCGGGTGCCCCAGATTGATGAGGTATGAGTCATGCGGTAAAATATGTTTCGGCAGTATCCCGGATTTTTCAAGATTTTGATGAAATGCATCAATGGTTTTTGTTTCTAACGGTTTCGCAACCCACTGTCTTTGATTTTTCGTAAAAAGTGCAAATGCTTTGGCCCCTATAGCCATAGCATTTAACGGTGCATTATCCACACCTCCACTTGCACTTACATGTGCTCCGACAAATTTTGTCATCTTTGTACCTTAATATTGTTTTTTCACTTGTATAAGTATAGAATTGATTGTATCACGGAAAATAATCTGCTGGTTTAAAACACTATAATCGATATTATATTTATCCTTTTTTACGATCTTCTGTGTAAACCCGTCACCCTTTTTTTCTAGTCCCATCCCATGAAACAGAGCTCTTCCTCTGAATATATTTTCCAATAAGTCTTCCGGGTACATTGCACTTAAGACTTTTTGGTTGAAATCACGTTTTCCCATACACTCTAGCAGACTCATACATACCGAAGTTTCAGATATTTCCAGGGACATCAATGCCTGTCCGGCACCATAGATCTCTATTTTGATCTCTTCCTCATTCTCATAGATGAACCCCATATCGGCATACTTGAAAGTAGGTGTTTTGAACATGATATAGGCAGAATTTTGCTGCACATACTCTTTAGATGCACAGGCACTCAAAAGAAAACCCATGATAA from Sulfurovum xiamenensis encodes:
- a CDS encoding OmpP1/FadL family transporter, which encodes MDRIVRGLALSTITSSVVMAGGYKIPEQSLNSMALSAAYVAHTSGADTAYFNPANMAFMHGGKRYVEGGITLAHLPSNEFQSLPAYSGESEVEDIPIPFLHYVSEAMGDFRWGVSLVVPGGLTKRWTTPVQKAIAEEFTLKVIELNPSISYKVSDHFSVGGGVRLIYSEGVVKSNSADAYNQQLALADIARDMEGDTFELGYNLALAYKPTSDINLAVTYRSNIDLDEEGTATLYGGGDQLYHDDASVSVPLPAALNLAVSKTWNDTFTLEFNYERTFWSAYKALDFEYTGTGIVLTPFDDPIAKDWKDTNTFRVGATIEMANKITAMMGFAIDETPVPEETIGFELPDSDAKVFSMGFRYQQSEDLSWGAAFLYDSKESRSIKGMGTFHEGGAFLTTVGVAYEY
- the nfo gene encoding deoxyribonuclease IV translates to MTKFVGAHVSASGGVDNAPLNAMAIGAKAFALFTKNQRQWVAKPLETKTIDAFHQNLEKSGILPKHILPHDSYLINLGHPEVEKLEKSREAFIDELERCRILGLDRLNFHPGSHLTKIPKKDPEYHDKLIHAELQCLDVIAESLNRAIEATKDSNVKLVIENTAGQGSNLGYKFEHLAHIIDKVEDKRRVGVCIDTCHMFTAGYDIRTKETYDETWNAFDKVVGREYLMGMHINDSKPKLGSRVDRHDSLGQGEIGWDAFKFIMNDSRMDDIPLVLETIDESIWAQEINALYTFIED